A stretch of Aulosira sp. FACHB-615 DNA encodes these proteins:
- a CDS encoding WGR domain-containing protein, whose product MLEQTIYRLDLWQECKWQRHTRFYTLRLCQNVFGEWVITKTWGSAVKKGFGKSQDLDFSDYQAALDNYQKLQQRREKRGYTRFDGKSRYCLIPAQTIFPQPPSRENRLSPGQLSLF is encoded by the coding sequence ATGCTTGAGCAAACTATTTACCGACTCGACCTCTGGCAAGAATGCAAGTGGCAACGGCACACGCGATTTTACACTTTAAGGCTGTGTCAGAATGTATTTGGTGAGTGGGTCATCACCAAAACTTGGGGTAGTGCCGTCAAAAAGGGATTCGGTAAATCACAAGACTTGGATTTCTCTGATTATCAAGCCGCATTGGACAACTATCAAAAGCTACAGCAGCGAAGGGAGAAACGTGGGTACACAAGATTTGACGGGAAATCACGATACTGCTTAATCCCCGCACAAACAATATTCCCCCAGCCCCCAAGCAGAGAAAACAGGCTCTCGCCTGGGCAGTTGTCGCTATTCTAG